The Halichoerus grypus chromosome 15, mHalGry1.hap1.1, whole genome shotgun sequence genome includes a window with the following:
- the TPPP3 gene encoding tubulin polymerization-promoting protein family member 3 — protein sequence MATSTDVAGLEESFRKFAIHGDPKASGQEMNGKNWAKLCKDCKVADGKAVTGTDVDIVFSKVKGKSARVINYEEFKKALEELAMKRFKGKSKEEAFDAICHLVAGKEPANVGVTKAKTGGAVERLTDTSKYTGSHKERFDESGKGKGIAGRQDILDDSGYVSAYKNAGTYDAKVKK from the exons ATGGCAACGAGCACAGATGTGGCTGGGCTGGAGGAAAGCTTCCGCAAATTTGCCATCCATGGTGACCCCAAGGCCAGTGGGCAAGAGATGAATGGCAAGAACTGGGCCAAGCTGTGCAAGGACTGCAAGGTGGCTGACGGAAAGGCCGTGACAGGGACGGATGTCGACATCGTCTTCTCCAAAGTCAA GGGAAAGTCTGCTCGGGTTATCAACTATGAGGAGTTCAAGAAGGCCCTAGAAGAGCTGGCAATGAAGCGATTCAAAGGGAAGAGTAAGGAGGAAGCCTTTGATGCTATCTGCCATCTGGTGGCAGGCAAGGAACCAGCCAATGTGGGCGTCACC AAAGCAAAGACCGGAGGTGCTGTGGAACGGCTGACCGACACCAGCAAGTACACAGGCTCCCACAAGGAGCGCTTCGATGAGAGTGGCAAGGGCAAGGGCATTGCTGGGCGTCAGGACATCCTGGATGACAGCGGCTATGTGAGTGCCTACAAGAATGCAGGCACCTATGATGCTAAGGTGAAGAAGTGA